From Hoeflea sp. 108:
CTGCGCGCCATCCAGCGCGTGCTCGACGACGAGCCGTTCGAAAGGCTCGACCGCGTCGAGGCGCCTGAGGGCGATGAGCAGACGATTCTCTATGCCCATCCCGAACCATTCGTCGAAGGTATTCGCCGCAAGGTGCCGGAGGAGGGCATGGCGCGGATCGACGGCGACACTGTGCTGAGCCCCAAGAGCTGGCAGGCTGCGCTGACGGCGATCGGTGCCGCCAATGCTGCCGTCGACGATGTCTTTGCCGGCAAGGCCGACAATGTCTTTGTCGCCTCGCGCCCGCCGGGGCATCACGCCGAAAAGACCACGGCGATGGGCTTTTGCCTGTTCAACAACGCAGCCATCGCCGCCCGCTATGCTCAGAAGCGGCATGGCGCCGAACGTGTCGCCATCGTCGACTGGGACGTGCACCACGGCAACGGCACGCAGGACATTTTCTGGGACGATGCGAGCGTGCTCTATTGCTCGACCCACCAGATGCCGCTGTTTCCCGGTACCGGCGCCAAAGGCGAGGAAGGCGTCGGCAACATCGTCAACGCGCCGCTGTCGCCCGACACCGGCAGCGACCATTTCCGCGAGGCGTTCCGCTCACGCGTGCTGCCGGCGCTAGACAGTTTTGCGCCCGACCTGATCATCATCTCGGCCGGTTTCGACGCGCATCATCGCGACCCGCTGGCCGAGATCAACCTCACCGAAGCCGATTTCGACTGGGCGACGGGGCAATTGATGGACCGTGCCGCAAGGCATTCGTCAAACCGCCTCGTCAGCCTGCTCGAGGGCGGCTATGACCTGCAAGGGCTGGCCTTCTCCGTTGCCGCCCACGTGACCCGCCTGATGAAAGGATGAACCATGGCCGTTGAGCCCAATGACGAAATCAAGGCGATGAGCTTCGAGCAGGCGTTGGCTGCTCTTGAAAAGATCGTCGATGACCTCGAGCGTGGCGACGTGCCGCTCGACCAGTCGATCAAGATCTACGAGCGTGGCGAAGCGCTGAAGGCGCATTGCGACCGGCTGCTGAAGTCGGCCGAGGACAAGGTCGAAAAGATCCGCCTGTCGCGTGACGGCAAGCCTGTCGGCACCGAGCCGCTCGACGCGGAGTGAGCGAATACAGTCCGAGCTGCCGCGGCAGCGGCAGCCGGATGGCTTGACCTCGCGGCACGTTGCGCCCAGTTTTGGCATACCCATACGGTTCATGAAGCCCGGGAGCAGGCGATGTGCCGCAACATCAAGACATTGTTCAATTTCGATCCGCCGGCGACGCATGACGAAATCCGTGATGCCGCACTGCAGTTCGTCCGCAAGCTGAGCGGGACGACAAAACCGTCGAAGAAAAACGAAGAGGCGTTTCACCGCGCAGTGGACACCATTGCCGAAGCGGCGCACGAATTGCTGCATTCGATGGAAACACACCAGCACCCTCGCAACCGCGAGGAAGAGGCCGCCAAGGCCAAGGCGCGCTCGGCGCTGAGATTTGCCTGAGCGGGCGGAACGGGCGGCGGACAGGTTTCAATCAGCTGAGGATACAGTCATGAGTTTTTTCCCGGCCGAAGACCCGACACCGGGCGACGCTTTTTCCTGCGATCAGATCGAGCTGATGGTGGTGCCCAACGCCAAGGACATTGACGGCTTCCAGGTGCGCCGCGCGCTGCCGACGGCAAGGCGCAGGCTGGTCGGGCCCTTCATCTTCTTCGATCGTATGGGGCCGGCGATCCTGCGGGCCGGGCATGCGCTCGACGTGCGCCCGCATCCGCATATCGGCCTCGCCACCGTCACCTATCTTTTCGATGGCAAGATCAGGCATCGCGATTCGCTCGGCACCGAGATGGTGATCGCGCCCGGTGACGTGAACCTGATGACCGCCGGCCGCGGCATCGTCCATTCCGAGCGCACGCCGGAAGAACTGCGCGGCGCGCCGATGTCGATATCGGGCCTGCAGACCTGGCTGGCCTTGCCCGACGCCAAGGAGGAGACCGCGCCGATGTTCGAGAACACCGCTGCCGCGGTGCTGCCGACCTTCGATGCCGACGGCGCTTCCGGCCGTCTCATCATCGGCGAGTTCAAGGGCCTGAAGTCACCGGTGCGCCAGGCATCGGACACGCTTTATGCCGATATCAAGCTGGCGCCGGGCGCGAAGATCAAGATCCCCGCCGACGCCGAGGAGCGCGCCATCTATACGCTCGGCGGCGAACTCGACATTCTCGGCGACCGGTTTCCCATCGAGCGCCTGCTGGTGTTCCGTCCGGGCGACGAGATCGTTGTCTCGTCGGAGACTGGCGCTCATTTCATGCTGTTCGGCGGCGCTTCGCTCGGCACCAGGCGTTACATCTGGTGGAACTTCGTCTCGTCGTCGCGGGAGCGCATCGAGCAGGCCAAGAACGAATGGAAGACCGGCCGCTTTGATATCGTTCCAGGAGATGAGGAGGAGTTCATCCCGCTGCCCGAGGGCTAACGCCAGCCCCAGGGCGCGGCACCTCCACGCATTTACTTTCGCAGCCCATGGCCGTATCTGCCGAAGTTCAACTGGTGCGGATTGATGAACGCGAAGCCCGAAACGCCCCTGCTCGACAAGGTCCGCCTGCCGGCCGACCTGCGCGCTCTGAACGAAGCCCAACTGCCGCAGCTTGCCAGCGAACTGCGCGCCGAGCTGATCGACGTCGTGTCGCAGACCGGTGGCCATCTCGGCGCGGGCCTTGGTGTGGTCGAGCTGACGGTGGCGCTGCACTATGTTTTCGACACGCCCGGCGACCGCATCATCTGGGATGTCGGGCACCAGGCCTATCCTCACAAGATCCTGACCGGCCGGCGCGACCGCATGCGCACACTGCGCCAGGAGGGCGGGCTTTCCGGCTTCACCAAGCGGGGCGAGAGCGAATACGATCCCTTCGGCACCGCGCATTCCTCGACCTCGATTTCGGCCGGCCTCGGCATGGCCGTGGCGCGCGATCTCCAGGGTGGCAGGAACAACGTCATCTCGGTTATCGGCGACGGCGCCATGTCCGCCGGCATGGCCTATGAGGCGATGAACAATGCCGGCTCGCTCGACGCGCGCCTGATCGTCATCCTCAACGACAATGACATGTCGATTGCCCCACCGGCGGGTGCGATGAGCGCCTATCTGGCGCGCCTTGCGTCCGGCCGCACCTATGCCGGCGTGCGCGAGCTTGGCAAGAAGCTGACCTCCTATCTCGGCCGCCGCGTCGACCGGGCGATCACCCGCGCCGTCGAGCATGCGCGCGGCTTCGTCACCGGCGGCACGTTGTTCGAGGAGATGGGTTTCTTCCACATCGGCCCCATCGACGGCCACAATCTGGAGCACCTGATTCCGGTGCTGAAGAACGTCCGCGACAATGGCACCGGGCCGGTGCTGATCCATGTCGTGACCCAGAAGGGCAAGGGCTACGCACCCGCGGAAGCCGCCGCCGACAAATATCACGGCGTCAACAAGTTCGACGTCATCACCGGTGCGCAGGCCAAGGCGCCGGCCAACGCGCCCGCCTACACCAAGGTCTTTGCAGAGAGCCTGATCCAGGAGGCGCGCGAGGACGAGAAGGTCATTGCGGTCACCGCTGCTATGCCCTCGGGCACCGGGCTCGACCTGTTTGGCGAGGCGTTTCCGTCGCGCACCTTCGACGTGGCCATCGCCGAGCAGCATGCGGTCACCTTCGCCGCGGGGCTTGCGACCGAGGGCTTCAAACCGTTCGTCGCGATCTATTCGACCTTCCTGCAGCGGGCCTACGACCAGGTGGTCCACGATGTGGCGATCCAGAAGCTGCCGGTGCGCTTCCCCATCGACCGAGCCGGTTTCGTCGGTGCTGACGGGCCGACCCATTGTGGCGCCTTCGACACGGCCTATCTCGCCTCGCTGCCGGATTTTGTCGTCATGGCGGCCGCCGACGAGGCTGAACTGCGCCACATGGTGCGCACCGCGGCCGAGTTCGATGAAGGCCCGATCTCGTTCCGTTACCCGCGAGGCAACGGCGTCGGCGTCGACATGCCCGCGCGGGGAGAGGTACTGGAGATCGGCAAGGGCCGTATCGTCAAGGAAGGCACCAAGGTGGCGCTGCTGTCCTTCGGTACCCGTCTCAAGGATTGCCTGCTCGCCGCCGAAGAACTCGGCGCTGCCGGCCTGTCGACGACAGTTGCCGACGCGCGCTTCGCCAAGCCTCTGGACGAGGAGCTGATCCGTCGCCTGGCGCGCTCGCACGAGGTGCTGGTCATGGTCGAGGAAGGCTCGGTTGGCGGCTTCACCAGCCAGGTGCTGGACTTCCTTGCGCGCAATGGCTTGCTCGACAGTGGCCTCAAGGTGCGTCCGATGACGCTGCCCGACCGCTTTGTCGATCATGCCAATCCCGACAAGATGTATGCCGATGCCGGACTGGACTCGGCGGGCATCGTGCGTGCCGTGTTCGCAGCTCTTGGCAAGTCGGCACAGGCGGCGCGCGCCTGACCGGCGCTTGCGTTGCGGTCGCGCATTCGTCATTGAAAGCCATGGACAACTCTAGGCAAGCAATCGCCAGCCTGAGGCTCGACGAGCTGCTCGTCAGCCGCGGGCTGTTTGCCAGCCGCTCGCGCGCTCGCGATGCGGTGGCGCGCGGGGCCGTGACCGTCGATGGCCAACCGGCGAAAAAGCCGGGGCAGACCGTTTCGGCTGATGTAGAGATTGAGGTCCACGATCCCGCACAGGCCTATGTGTCGCGCGCAGCACTCAAGTTGATCGCGGGGCTCGACCGTTTTGGCTTTGATCCGACTGGTGCCCAGGCGCTCGACATTGGTGCCTCCACCGGCGGTTTCACGCAGGTGCTGCTCGAACGCGGCGCCGCTCATGTCGTGGCGATCGATGTTGGCCATGGCCAGATGGGCGCCGGTCTGAAGTCCGATCCACGCGTGACCTGCCTCGAGGGTCTCAATGCGCGCAGCCTGACATCTGATGATCTTGGCCGCCGGACGCCCGATTTCCTGGTTTCGGACGTCAGTTTCATCTCGTTGCGCCTGGCGCTGCCCAATGCGCTCGAGCTGGCTGCGCCAGGCGCAAAAGGCGTGTTCCTGGTCAAGCCGCAGTTCGAGGCTGGGCGCGAGGCGATCGGCAAGGGCGGCCTGCTCAAGAACCCGGCCGACGGACCGCGTGTCGCCGAGGAGCTTCGTGCCTGGCTCGACACCGTGCCCGGCTGGCGTGCAATCGGCATCTGCGCTTCGCCGGTCGAAGGCGGTGACGGCAATCATGAATTTCTGCTCGGTGGAGTGAAGGATCGATGACGACCAGGTTCGAGATTGCGCGTCTTGGCGCGCATGGCGACGGCGTCGTCGATGCCAATGGTGGCCACATCTTCATTCCCTTCACGCTGCCCGGCGAGACGGTGACGGCCTCTCGTGACAAGGATCGCGCGCAACTGCTCGCCGTGCTCGAGGCGTCGCCGGAGCGCATCGAGCCCGCCTGCCGCCACTTCACCGAATGCGGCGGCTGCGCCATCCAGCATCTCGAAGACGGTGCCTATCGCGAATGGAAGCGCGGGCTGGTTGCCCATGCGCTGAAGGCGAGGGACATCGAGACGCCGGTTGGCGACCTTGTCGCCTGTCCGCCGCGCAGCCGCAGGCGCGCCGCGTTCACCGCCCGCAACACCGAGACCGGGATGCATCTCGGCTACAACAAGGCGTTTTCCCACACGCTTGTCGACATCGAGGAATGTCCGGTGCTCCTGCCTGGCATCGTCGAGGCGGCCGGCACCCTTCGCCATCTCGCCGGGATCATCGCCAACACGTCGAAGCCTTTCAGATTCCTGGTCACCTCGACCGAGTCAGGCTTCGATGTTGCCGCCAGCGATTGCGGCAAGCCGACCGAGGCGATCCGCCGTGCGGCAACCGATTTCGTCATCAAGTCGAAGATTGCCAGGCTCTCCATCGACGGCGAGATCATCGTCGAGCCGGTCAAGCCGGTGCTGACATTCGGCACGGCAGTGGTGACGCCGCCAACCGGTGGTTTCGTCCAGGCCGTGGCCGATGCCGAGCAGACGATGGCTTCGCTCGTTACCGGGCATCTGCGCAAGGCCAAGAAGGTCGCCGATCTCTATTCCGGCAGCGGCACCTTTTCGCTCAGGCTTGCCGCCAATTCGGAGGTCCATGCAGTGGAGGGCGATGCGGCTTCGCTTGCGGCACTCGATCGCGGCTTCCGCTTCGCCGGCGGACTCAAGCGGGTGACCGTGGAGCGCCGCGACCTCGACCGTCGGCCGATGACCTTCAAGGAACTCAATGCCTTCGACGGTATCGCCTTCGATCCGCCGAGGGCAGGGGCGGAAGACCAGTGCAAGCAGATCGCCCGGTCCGACGTGCCTTATGTCGCGGCTGTGTCGTGCAATCCGGCGACGCTCGCGCGGGATCTCAGTATTCTGATCGACGGCGGTTACACGCTGAAGAGCGTCACGCCCATCGACCAGTTCCTCTGGTCGCATCATGTCGAAGCGGTGGCATTGCTGGAGAAGCTGAAGCGCCGACGCTGATCTGAGAAAACCTCTCAGCGGACGAGATAGAGCCCGTCTTCACGGACCTCATAATGCGTCGAAAGCGCGTCGCGTCCCTCGAACGGTGTCGAAAGCAGATGGACCGGCTGCGGCCACGGAACAATGTGTCCTCGCGCGTCGAGTTCGGCTGCGCGACGCACCAGCATGTCGAGGGTCGCACGCTGGTCGTTGTCATGGCCGACGCAGGAGAGATTGAGGCGGGAAATGGGATACAACCCGACTTCGGAGCGCTCGCAGACCGTCCTGACGATTGCCTGAACATGATGGGACCAGTCTTCGTTCTGCTCCATGGTCTCCAGTTGCTTGTAGGCATAGGCCCCGATGTGGGCAATGGTCAGCGCCGCGGTGGCGCGGTCGCAATCCGGCTGCCTGACGATCCAGTCGATGATGTCGAGCGTTGCGCCGTGGTCGAAGCTCAGTCCACCGGCAAGCAGGTGCCAGAGATCCGGGTCGCCGTTGCCCGGCAGCCATTCGCCGATCTGGTCGACCGGCTTGAACAGTTGCGCGGCGTGGCCTTCCGGGGGCTGTGCCTGCGTCGTCAACTGAGCGCTGTCCGTTAGCGGCACGACCGCATGGCTTGTCCGCGCATCCGGCTCGTCGCTTACAGGTTGATCCAGCGTGACGCTGGAATCCTCGCCGACCATCCTCCTGATATATTCGAGGATCATCCGCTCGCTCTCGGAAACGGTGCGGCAGGCTGCCCGGAACGAGCGATCGTCGAGTGTTATGGCCGCCTGGGCAAGTTCGGCAAGACGGGCCTCCTCGCGCGTCAGCCTGTCCGGCGAGAACGGCCGGTCGCCGCGCGCCTGCTGGATTGCCCAAGGAATGATCGAATTGGCCTGCCCGCCGCCGATCGAGAGTTGTGGCATGCTGATCGCGGCGCGGCGTTCGGCAAACGAACGGCGCGCCTGTTCCTTCGCCCGCCGCGAATAGATGCGATAGGCAATCAAGATGGCGGCCGCCAGGCTGGCGGCATACCATGCTCCGATCGGCACACTATCAAGCATCGCAAATGCTCCGGCGGCTGCGGCCCCAGATGTATCAGGATATTCTTGAATACTGGTTTAGAGATTCGGTCCAGAGGGCTTGGGGCGCCGCGCGTGCGAACCGACGCTCCAAGTGCTTGAATCTGCGCCGTGGCGGACGATCCGCCGCCGAAACGATCAGACCCGCGTGCCGCCGACGGTCATCTGGTTCATCCGCAGGTGTGGCTGGCCGACGCCGACCGGCACGCCCTGTCCGGCCTTGCCGCACATGCCGATGCCGGTATCGAGCTTCATGTCGTTACCGACCATGGTGACCCGATGCATGGCGTCGGGACCGTTGCCAATCAGCATCGCGCCCTTGATCGGCTGGGTCACCTTGCCGTCCTCGATCATGTAGGCCTCGGTGCAACCGAACACGAACTTGCCCGAGGTGATGTCGACCTGGCCGCCGCCGAAGGACACGGCATAGATGCCGTTCTTGACCGAAGCGATGATCTCTTCCGGCGTCATGTCGCCCGAGGTCATGTAGGTGTTGGTCATGCGCGGCATCGGCTGGTGCGCGTAGGATTCGCGGCGGCCGTTGCCGGTGGCGTTCATGCCCATCAGGCGGGCATTCTGCCGGTCCTGCATGTAGCCGACCAGCTTGCCGTCCTCGATCAGCACGTTGCGGGCGCTGGGCGTGCCCTCGTCGTCGACCGTCAACGAGCCGCGGCGCTCGGCGATCGTGCCGTCATCAACGACGGTGACGCCCTTGGCTGCGACCTGCTGGCCCAGAAGTCCGGCGAAGGCGGAGGTCTTCTTGCGGTTGAAGTCGCCTTCGAGGCCGTGACCGACGGCCTCATGCAGCATGACGCCCGGCCAGCCGGAGGACAGAACGATATCGAAGGTACCGGCCGGCGCAGGGATGGCTTCGAGATTGACCAGTGCTTGGCGCAGCGCTTCGCTGGCGGCCGTCTGCCAGCTGTCTTCGGTCAGGAACTCGTCGAAATTCTTGCGTCCGCCCGCACCATAGGAGCCGCTCTCCTGGCGGTCGCCGTCGCCGACGATCACCGACACGTTCATGCGAACCAGCGGGCGAATGTCGCGCACCACCTGGCCGTCGCCCCGCAGGATCTCGACATGCTGCCAGGACGAGGCGAGCGAGGCGGTGACCTGCCGGACGCGTGGATCCTTTTCGCGCAGCCAGGCGTCGATCTCCTGCAACAGCTTGGCCTTGGCCTCGAAGCCGGGCGAGTTGATGGGGTTCTCTTCGCCGTAGAGATGACGGTTGGTGCGGGCCGGAGCAGCGGCGAGCGTGCCGCTATAGCCGCCCTTGACGGCCGAGACCGCATCCGAAGCGCGCAGCAGTGCCGCTTCCGACAGGTCGCTCGAATGGGCGTAGCCGGTGGCCTCGCCGGCAACCGCGCGCAAACCAAAACCCTGGTCGGTGTTGAAGTTGGCGGTCTTCAGACGTCCGTTGTCGAACATCAGCGCCTCGCCCTCGCGATATTCGACGAAGAGTTCGCCGTCATCGGCGCCCTCGATCGTCTCGGCGACGATCTTGCGCACGCGGTCTTCTGAAATGTCGAACTGGCTGAGCAGGGTGGTCATGGCGCGTCGCCTCCGAAACGGGGAACTGATTAGTCCCGATGTAGGCGACGCGGAGGCTCCGGACAATGTCTCCGGCGCCAGGTGTTTACGGCAGTGCCGCGAAACCTTCGGCGAAGCCGGTCAGGTCGACGGGGATGCCGATGCCTTCCTCGGGGGTCTGGAAGACGATGAAGGTGGCGGACTTGCCGGTCTTCAGCGTGTCGAGCAGCTGCTTTTCGAGGATCACCTCGGCATAGCAGCCGTCCTGGAAGCAGCGGACGAAATAGGCGCGGCCGATATCTTTCTGGTCGACATTGAGGCCCAGGCCGTTGGGAAGCAGCACGCCGAGCGGCGCGAGCACGCGCAGGATTTCGGCCTTGTTGTCGGCGGTGCGCAGCACGACCACCGAAAGGCCCATTTCCGGGCGGTCTTCGGCGATGACGTTCTGCATCATCACGCATTGTTCGTTGGTGGCGCCCGCCGGCCTGTCGCAGATGATCGACCATGCGCCATGGGTGGACTTGACCGTGCCGCTCTGCTGCTGCTGGGCGCCGGCGCTGACAGGTGCCAGGAAGGCGACAGCGACCAACACCTTCGCCAAGGTTCCAAACAGCCCAGACTTCATGACGGCTCCATTGCGAATCACGACAATTCAGGTCGTGCGGTCTGCAAGTAAATAACAAGACGGCCGCTTCGCCATCCTGCTAACTCGGTTTTTCCATTCATTCGGGGTCAATTTGGCCCGAATTGCGACGCCTTTTTTGGGCATAGCTTAAAACATGCGGGCAAATTGCCTCGTCCGCACGCGCGTGACAACCAACTAGCGCCAAACGGGTCGCGGCGCCAGCCCGCGAGCTTGCGCGCAAAAATGCCGCATGAGTTACGCCTCTGCTTCCTTGCGGTTATAAAGAGAGTATGGTTTGAACCACCGAACGTCTCCGGGATTCCCATTCCGGAGCGGCACGATGTCCTTGCGGCTACGCCC
This genomic window contains:
- the tldD gene encoding metalloprotease TldD, which encodes MTTLLSQFDISEDRVRKIVAETIEGADDGELFVEYREGEALMFDNGRLKTANFNTDQGFGLRAVAGEATGYAHSSDLSEAALLRASDAVSAVKGGYSGTLAAAPARTNRHLYGEENPINSPGFEAKAKLLQEIDAWLREKDPRVRQVTASLASSWQHVEILRGDGQVVRDIRPLVRMNVSVIVGDGDRQESGSYGAGGRKNFDEFLTEDSWQTAASEALRQALVNLEAIPAPAGTFDIVLSSGWPGVMLHEAVGHGLEGDFNRKKTSAFAGLLGQQVAAKGVTVVDDGTIAERRGSLTVDDEGTPSARNVLIEDGKLVGYMQDRQNARLMGMNATGNGRRESYAHQPMPRMTNTYMTSGDMTPEEIIASVKNGIYAVSFGGGQVDITSGKFVFGCTEAYMIEDGKVTQPIKGAMLIGNGPDAMHRVTMVGNDMKLDTGIGMCGKAGQGVPVGVGQPHLRMNQMTVGGTRV
- a CDS encoding invasion associated locus B family protein, with protein sequence MKSGLFGTLAKVLVAVAFLAPVSAGAQQQQSGTVKSTHGAWSIICDRPAGATNEQCVMMQNVIAEDRPEMGLSVVVLRTADNKAEILRVLAPLGVLLPNGLGLNVDQKDIGRAYFVRCFQDGCYAEVILEKQLLDTLKTGKSATFIVFQTPEEGIGIPVDLTGFAEGFAALP
- a CDS encoding TlyA family RNA methyltransferase, with the protein product MDNSRQAIASLRLDELLVSRGLFASRSRARDAVARGAVTVDGQPAKKPGQTVSADVEIEVHDPAQAYVSRAALKLIAGLDRFGFDPTGAQALDIGASTGGFTQVLLERGAAHVVAIDVGHGQMGAGLKSDPRVTCLEGLNARSLTSDDLGRRTPDFLVSDVSFISLRLALPNALELAAPGAKGVFLVKPQFEAGREAIGKGGLLKNPADGPRVAEELRAWLDTVPGWRAIGICASPVEGGDGNHEFLLGGVKDR
- a CDS encoding histone deacetylase family protein, which translates into the protein MTTRLYTHPIYLEHLTPAGHPERPDRLRAIQRVLDDEPFERLDRVEAPEGDEQTILYAHPEPFVEGIRRKVPEEGMARIDGDTVLSPKSWQAALTAIGAANAAVDDVFAGKADNVFVASRPPGHHAEKTTAMGFCLFNNAAIAARYAQKRHGAERVAIVDWDVHHGNGTQDIFWDDASVLYCSTHQMPLFPGTGAKGEEGVGNIVNAPLSPDTGSDHFREAFRSRVLPALDSFAPDLIIISAGFDAHHRDPLAEINLTEADFDWATGQLMDRAARHSSNRLVSLLEGGYDLQGLAFSVAAHVTRLMKG
- a CDS encoding class I SAM-dependent RNA methyltransferase; this encodes MTTRFEIARLGAHGDGVVDANGGHIFIPFTLPGETVTASRDKDRAQLLAVLEASPERIEPACRHFTECGGCAIQHLEDGAYREWKRGLVAHALKARDIETPVGDLVACPPRSRRRAAFTARNTETGMHLGYNKAFSHTLVDIEECPVLLPGIVEAAGTLRHLAGIIANTSKPFRFLVTSTESGFDVAASDCGKPTEAIRRAATDFVIKSKIARLSIDGEIIVEPVKPVLTFGTAVVTPPTGGFVQAVADAEQTMASLVTGHLRKAKKVADLYSGSGTFSLRLAANSEVHAVEGDAASLAALDRGFRFAGGLKRVTVERRDLDRRPMTFKELNAFDGIAFDPPRAGAEDQCKQIARSDVPYVAAVSCNPATLARDLSILIDGGYTLKSVTPIDQFLWSHHVEAVALLEKLKRRR
- a CDS encoding DUF2277 domain-containing protein, which encodes MCRNIKTLFNFDPPATHDEIRDAALQFVRKLSGTTKPSKKNEEAFHRAVDTIAEAAHELLHSMETHQHPRNREEEAAKAKARSALRFA
- a CDS encoding DUF4274 domain-containing protein; this translates as MLDSVPIGAWYAASLAAAILIAYRIYSRRAKEQARRSFAERRAAISMPQLSIGGGQANSIIPWAIQQARGDRPFSPDRLTREEARLAELAQAAITLDDRSFRAACRTVSESERMILEYIRRMVGEDSSVTLDQPVSDEPDARTSHAVVPLTDSAQLTTQAQPPEGHAAQLFKPVDQIGEWLPGNGDPDLWHLLAGGLSFDHGATLDIIDWIVRQPDCDRATAALTIAHIGAYAYKQLETMEQNEDWSHHVQAIVRTVCERSEVGLYPISRLNLSCVGHDNDQRATLDMLVRRAAELDARGHIVPWPQPVHLLSTPFEGRDALSTHYEVREDGLYLVR
- a CDS encoding pirin family protein, whose translation is MSFFPAEDPTPGDAFSCDQIELMVVPNAKDIDGFQVRRALPTARRRLVGPFIFFDRMGPAILRAGHALDVRPHPHIGLATVTYLFDGKIRHRDSLGTEMVIAPGDVNLMTAGRGIVHSERTPEELRGAPMSISGLQTWLALPDAKEETAPMFENTAAAVLPTFDADGASGRLIIGEFKGLKSPVRQASDTLYADIKLAPGAKIKIPADAEERAIYTLGGELDILGDRFPIERLLVFRPGDEIVVSSETGAHFMLFGGASLGTRRYIWWNFVSSSRERIEQAKNEWKTGRFDIVPGDEEEFIPLPEG
- the dxs gene encoding 1-deoxy-D-xylulose-5-phosphate synthase: MNAKPETPLLDKVRLPADLRALNEAQLPQLASELRAELIDVVSQTGGHLGAGLGVVELTVALHYVFDTPGDRIIWDVGHQAYPHKILTGRRDRMRTLRQEGGLSGFTKRGESEYDPFGTAHSSTSISAGLGMAVARDLQGGRNNVISVIGDGAMSAGMAYEAMNNAGSLDARLIVILNDNDMSIAPPAGAMSAYLARLASGRTYAGVRELGKKLTSYLGRRVDRAITRAVEHARGFVTGGTLFEEMGFFHIGPIDGHNLEHLIPVLKNVRDNGTGPVLIHVVTQKGKGYAPAEAAADKYHGVNKFDVITGAQAKAPANAPAYTKVFAESLIQEAREDEKVIAVTAAMPSGTGLDLFGEAFPSRTFDVAIAEQHAVTFAAGLATEGFKPFVAIYSTFLQRAYDQVVHDVAIQKLPVRFPIDRAGFVGADGPTHCGAFDTAYLASLPDFVVMAAADEAELRHMVRTAAEFDEGPISFRYPRGNGVGVDMPARGEVLEIGKGRIVKEGTKVALLSFGTRLKDCLLAAEELGAAGLSTTVADARFAKPLDEELIRRLARSHEVLVMVEEGSVGGFTSQVLDFLARNGLLDSGLKVRPMTLPDRFVDHANPDKMYADAGLDSAGIVRAVFAALGKSAQAARA
- a CDS encoding exodeoxyribonuclease VII small subunit, with amino-acid sequence MAVEPNDEIKAMSFEQALAALEKIVDDLERGDVPLDQSIKIYERGEALKAHCDRLLKSAEDKVEKIRLSRDGKPVGTEPLDAE